From the Hydrogenobacter sp. genome, the window CTATCTCCTTTGCGTTGTAAAATTGGTGGTTTCTCGCAGAAAAAGGATAGGGTATAAAAAGAGCGGGTATACCAAAAATGGAAAGCTCCGTTATTGTTGATGCTCCTGCTCTGCTCAAGGCTATGTCACAGGATCCATATATAAGATCCATGCGATCACTGAAGGCAAAAACCTTAACCGGCAATTTTTTCTCTTTGTAGTAGCTTTCCATACGCTCTTTATCTTTCTCCCCGGTTATGTGAATGCCTTGAATACCAAGATCCGAAAAGATGCTTAAGGCGAGATCGTTCAAAAAGGTAGCACCTTGACTCCCACCTATCACGAGAAGCACCGGCAGATCTTTATAGAATCCAAAAGATTCCTTCAAGTATTCTTTATCTGGAACGCCTTTTAATAATTCTCTCCTTACGGGAAGTCCTGTCTTTATCACCTTCTCTCCTTTGAAATACTTCCTTGAGTACTCAAAGGTTATAAACACCTTTTTTGAAAACTTACTTAGCAAAGTATTTGTAAGGCTCGGTACAGAATTTTGTTCGTGTAAGTAAAGAGGTTTTCTTTTTGCGGTAAGAGCAAAACCAAGGG encodes:
- the murG gene encoding undecaprenyldiphospho-muramoylpentapeptide beta-N-acetylglucosaminyltransferase — its product is MRSATKGKSGNENKEDASEDSMKFLVSGGGTGGHFFPAIALIECMLKKGLEVEFIGSERGIEYRFRNSIPCDAKFLKSKPFVGQGFIEKVKALYYALFESARINAKEIHAGVVFGGYASLPLGFALTAKRKPLYLHEQNSVPSLTNTLLSKFSKKVFITFEYSRKYFKGEKVIKTGLPVRRELLKGVPDKEYLKESFGFYKDLPVLLVIGGSQGATFLNDLALSIFSDLGIQGIHITGEKDKERMESYYKEKKLPVKVFAFSDRMDLIYGSCDIALSRAGASTITELSIFGIPALFIPYPFSARNHQFYNAKEIEQIGGGILITQKEASSQKVVKALERLLSERESFSKGIKRFANPNACEEMLKHILS